Proteins from a single region of Mus pahari chromosome 2, PAHARI_EIJ_v1.1, whole genome shotgun sequence:
- the LOC110316339 gene encoding uncharacterized protein C4orf3 homolog, with product MEVSQVASGTDRVREQRGLLEAGRKNQDEPPPPGMNGLPKHSYWLDLWLFILFDLVLFLFVYLLP from the coding sequence ATGGAGGTAAGCCAGGTGGCATCTGGTACCGACAGGGTCCGGGAACAGAGGGGCTTGTTGGAAGCTGGAAGGAAGAACCAAGATGAGCCACCTCCACCTGGGATGAACGGACTTCCGAAACACTCCTACTGGCTGGATCTCTGGCTCTTCATCCTTTTCGACCTGGTGTTGTTCCTCTTCGTGTACCTCTTGCCCTGA